In Planctomycetia bacterium, the following are encoded in one genomic region:
- the accD gene encoding acetyl-CoA carboxylase, carboxyltransferase subunit beta produces the protein MTTRRPKRGVPEGLWRRCPGCQQTIFKRDIEKRLDVCPECDYHWYVSARDRVRQVLDDGTFEEWFMELEPTDPLDFVDKKPYRERLAAEQARTGLRDAALVGTGMVRARRVAFGVTDSAFIMGSMGSVVGEKLARTIERATEQRLPLIVISGSGGGARMHEGILSLMQMAKVSAALARFHEVGGLFISVLTNPTMGGVAASFASLGDLIFAEPKALIGFAGPRTIEATIRTPLPKGFQTSEFLLQHGFIDRIVRRCDLKSEIARTIDYCGR, from the coding sequence ATGACGACACGACGTCCGAAACGTGGCGTGCCCGAAGGGCTGTGGCGCCGCTGCCCGGGTTGCCAGCAAACGATCTTCAAGCGCGACATCGAGAAGCGCCTCGACGTCTGCCCGGAGTGCGACTACCACTGGTACGTTTCCGCCCGGGATCGTGTGCGACAGGTGTTGGACGACGGCACCTTCGAAGAATGGTTCATGGAATTGGAGCCGACCGATCCACTCGATTTCGTCGACAAGAAGCCCTACCGAGAACGCCTGGCCGCTGAGCAAGCCCGAACTGGGCTGCGCGACGCGGCGTTAGTCGGCACCGGCATGGTCCGCGCCCGGCGCGTGGCGTTCGGGGTGACCGATTCGGCGTTCATCATGGGAAGCATGGGCTCGGTCGTCGGCGAGAAGCTTGCCCGAACCATCGAACGAGCCACGGAACAACGACTGCCGCTGATCGTGATTTCCGGGTCCGGCGGTGGGGCCCGGATGCACGAAGGCATCCTGTCGCTGATGCAGATGGCGAAGGTTTCGGCAGCGCTGGCTCGGTTTCATGAAGTCGGCGGGCTGTTTATCTCCGTGCTGACCAACCCGACGATGGGGGGCGTGGCCGCGAGTTTCGCTTCGCTGGGGGATCTGATCTTCGCCGAGCCCAAGGCTTTGATCGGTTTCGCCGGGCCGCGGACCATCGAAGCCACTATCCGGACGCCGCTTCCCAAGGGTTTTCAAACCAGCGAATTCCTGTTGCAGCACGGCTTCATTGACCGGATCGTCCGGCGCTGCGATCTTAAATCAGAGATCGCGCGAACGATTGACTATTGTGGTCGGTAG